A genomic segment from Pyrodictium occultum encodes:
- a CDS encoding alcohol dehydrogenase catalytic domain-containing protein, producing the protein MATANPAIVWRGEPMREERLPPLVPRGWVLLRVEYARWCPLDSLAAAGAMPLENGTVLGCSGVGIVLEAGVDADTGLAGRRVAPARLSADHLPPFTGDGFLAAYTAAPSSVLAEVQGPDPIYTFLPEASLACEAAREAMDSHRVLIAGAGPFGLLAALAIWEEGGHVLVYAGRREAREAARSLGLEAVEKPQSRVDTVVAATASLYTLEKLIEATVPGKLLLHPLYTQQAWPGCRRCRRLEAVVLEGGAPGCARRLLEKARRLIESNIGVVEGLEPPPLAGGPLLGYVYRLGREA; encoded by the coding sequence TTGGCGACGGCTAACCCCGCGATAGTCTGGAGAGGCGAGCCGATGCGGGAGGAGAGGCTGCCGCCCCTCGTGCCTAGGGGCTGGGTGCTGCTACGCGTCGAGTACGCTCGCTGGTGCCCCCTCGACTCCCTGGCCGCGGCCGGCGCCATGCCACTCGAGAACGGCACGGTGCTCGGCTGCTCCGGGGTGGGCATTGTGCTCGAGGCCGGGGTCGACGCGGACACGGGCCTGGCCGGCAGGCGGGTGGCGCCGGCAAGGCTCAGCGCTGACCACCTCCCACCGTTCACTGGCGACGGGTTCCTAGCGGCCTACACCGCCGCGCCCTCCAGTGTCCTAGCCGAGGTGCAGGGGCCCGACCCCATCTACACCTTCCTCCCCGAGGCCTCCCTGGCCTGCGAGGCCGCAAGAGAGGCCATGGACTCCCACCGGGTGCTTATAGCGGGGGCAGGGCCCTTCGGGCTCCTAGCCGCGCTCGCCATCTGGGAGGAGGGTGGGCACGTGCTAGTATACGCCGGTAGGAGGGAGGCGAGGGAGGCCGCGCGGAGCCTGGGACTTGAGGCCGTGGAGAAGCCCCAATCCAGGGTGGACACTGTAGTAGCGGCCACGGCGAGCCTCTATACTCTTGAGAAGCTTATCGAGGCCACGGTGCCTGGGAAGCTGCTCCTCCACCCCCTGTACACGCAGCAGGCGTGGCCGGGCTGCAGGAGGTGCAGGAGGCTGGAGGCCGTGGTGCTGGAGGGGGGAGCCCCGGGCTGCGCTAGAAGGCTGCTGGAGAAGGCGAGGCGGCTGATAGAGAGCAATATAGGGGTTGTGGAGGGGCTTGAGCCCCCGCCCCTCGCCGGGGGCCCGCTCCTCGGCTACGTGTACCGGCTTGGACGAGAAGCCTAG
- the guaA gene encoding glutamine-hydrolyzing GMP synthase has product MAPLHPRGRALEKGDRILVVGFGGQYMHLIARRLREQGFYAEIVPHSAIRKEELEDPRVKAIVLSGGPPSVHVPGAPRIPDWVLDLGKPVLGICYGFQLLAAMLGGRVETGCGEYGRTIVRVLDPGDPLFRGWGSEEQAWMSHGDCVREPPPGSRLLAVSENGYVAAFRAERQGVPIYGVQFHPEVSHTPKGRLLLANFARLAGAEAWWRPENLVDSIVRELRERIREGRVLVAVSGGVDSTVTAVLLRRAIGDRLLAVLVDHGFFREGEVEETLRMLRKAGVEPLLVDARREFMEAVRGVRDPEEKRRRIGETFARVFKRIVEENPDIRYLAQGTLYPDVIESGAAPGADRIKSHHNVGGLPSWLGLEVVEPLREFYKDEVRRLALALGLPRELAYRHPFPGPGLAVRVIGEVTEEKLEIARRASRIVEEELKKAGLYEKVWQAFAVVGDDRWVGVKGDRREEGHIVIVRVVESEDGMTADWTRLPYDVLDSISRRITSEVPGVTMVAYAVTTKPPATIEPQ; this is encoded by the coding sequence GTGGCGCCGCTCCACCCCCGGGGGCGTGCCCTGGAGAAGGGGGACCGCATACTAGTAGTCGGGTTCGGCGGCCAGTATATGCACCTCATAGCCCGGAGGCTGCGCGAGCAGGGCTTCTACGCCGAGATAGTGCCCCACAGCGCTATCCGGAAGGAGGAGCTGGAGGACCCTAGGGTAAAGGCTATAGTGCTCTCCGGCGGCCCGCCGAGCGTCCACGTCCCCGGCGCACCGAGGATCCCCGACTGGGTCCTGGACCTCGGCAAGCCCGTGCTAGGCATCTGCTACGGCTTCCAGCTTCTAGCCGCCATGCTGGGGGGCAGGGTCGAGACAGGCTGCGGCGAGTACGGCCGCACCATTGTGAGGGTTCTGGACCCCGGTGACCCCCTCTTCAGGGGCTGGGGGAGCGAGGAGCAGGCCTGGATGAGCCACGGCGACTGCGTCCGCGAGCCCCCGCCGGGCTCCAGGCTGCTAGCGGTGAGCGAGAACGGCTACGTGGCCGCCTTCCGGGCCGAGCGGCAGGGCGTGCCGATCTACGGCGTCCAGTTCCACCCCGAGGTCTCCCACACGCCGAAGGGGAGGCTGCTGCTCGCCAACTTCGCTAGGCTGGCGGGCGCCGAGGCCTGGTGGCGGCCGGAGAACCTTGTGGACTCTATAGTGAGAGAGCTGCGGGAGAGAATCCGCGAGGGCAGAGTGCTGGTCGCCGTCAGCGGGGGCGTAGACTCCACCGTCACGGCTGTGCTGCTGAGGCGCGCTATAGGGGACCGGCTCCTCGCGGTCCTCGTAGACCACGGGTTCTTCAGGGAGGGGGAGGTCGAGGAGACCCTTAGGATGTTGAGGAAGGCCGGGGTTGAGCCGCTGCTCGTCGACGCCAGGAGGGAGTTCATGGAGGCGGTTAGAGGGGTCAGGGACCCGGAGGAGAAGAGGCGGAGGATAGGAGAGACCTTCGCCAGGGTGTTCAAGAGGATAGTCGAGGAGAACCCTGATATAAGGTACCTGGCCCAGGGCACCCTCTACCCGGACGTCATAGAGTCGGGCGCCGCGCCGGGCGCGGACAGGATCAAGAGCCACCATAACGTGGGCGGGCTCCCTAGCTGGCTCGGCCTAGAGGTGGTGGAGCCCCTCCGCGAGTTCTACAAGGACGAGGTGAGGAGGCTAGCCCTGGCCCTGGGGCTGCCCCGGGAGCTTGCGTACCGCCACCCCTTCCCTGGGCCCGGGCTGGCGGTCAGGGTTATAGGCGAGGTTACAGAGGAGAAGCTCGAGATAGCCCGCAGGGCCTCCCGGATAGTCGAGGAGGAGCTGAAGAAGGCGGGGCTCTACGAGAAGGTCTGGCAAGCCTTCGCCGTCGTGGGGGATGACCGCTGGGTCGGGGTGAAGGGCGACCGCCGCGAGGAGGGCCATATAGTGATAGTGCGTGTCGTGGAGAGCGAGGACGGCATGACGGCTGACTGGACGAGGCTGCCCTACGATGTGCTGGACAGTATATCAAGGAGGATAACCTCTGAGGTGCCCGGCGTAACAATGGTGGCCTACGCCGTCACAACGAAGCCGCCGGCAACGATAGAGCCGCAGTAG
- a CDS encoding sugar phosphate isomerase/epimerase family protein, whose protein sequence is MPAAGFIASTRTLRLPLAEAVERLYDMGFRRIDVNYANLERSGVDDPSVLSHFRWALLTAARLGADPVTLHAPWEDYFLLPLGQGVERALAEARLLLDMAYSYGVEVVVFHPLPAKHVGSHRVEWLNKRIFSALAEYSEREGLSIVALENASRSGPWNRLERLAALIRSVASPRLRVCYDTGHGNLNGYSPGRAAEILGDMMACIHLHDNDGTRDEHAPPGTGAIDWSQAGMLDSEALKRVVLEIDCMAEPRVCGLHIKAAEAAARLLLGPGG, encoded by the coding sequence TTGCCTGCGGCGGGCTTCATAGCGTCTACGCGCACCCTCCGCCTGCCTTTAGCGGAGGCTGTCGAGAGGCTCTACGACATGGGGTTCAGGAGGATAGACGTGAACTACGCCAACCTCGAGAGGAGCGGAGTCGACGACCCCTCGGTGCTCAGCCACTTTCGCTGGGCCCTCCTCACCGCGGCTAGGCTAGGCGCGGACCCGGTGACCCTCCACGCGCCCTGGGAGGACTACTTCCTCCTCCCCCTGGGCCAGGGGGTTGAGCGGGCTCTGGCCGAGGCCAGGCTGCTGCTCGACATGGCCTACAGCTACGGGGTGGAGGTGGTAGTCTTCCACCCCCTGCCCGCCAAGCACGTGGGGAGCCATAGGGTGGAGTGGCTCAACAAGAGGATATTCTCCGCGCTGGCCGAGTACTCCGAGCGCGAAGGCCTCTCCATCGTGGCGCTAGAGAACGCCTCCAGGAGCGGGCCCTGGAACAGGCTGGAGCGGCTAGCGGCGCTCATACGCTCCGTGGCCAGCCCGAGGCTCAGGGTGTGCTACGACACTGGCCACGGGAACCTCAACGGCTACAGCCCCGGCAGGGCGGCGGAGATCCTGGGCGACATGATGGCATGCATACACCTCCACGACAACGACGGCACGAGGGACGAGCACGCTCCCCCGGGCACCGGCGCCATAGACTGGAGCCAGGCCGGGATGCTGGACAGCGAGGCCCTGAAGCGCGTGGTACTGGAGATAGACTGTATGGCCGAGCCCCGTGTCTGCGGCCTCCACATAAAGGCCGCAGAGGCCGCTGCTAGGCTCCTCCTGGGCCCCGGAGGCTGA
- a CDS encoding TldD/PmbA family protein — translation MSEVMDLLSSAVSYASRLGAEFAEIRLERTRFTRIEARNGVYTVSSGTDYGAAVRVYVNGSIGFAFTTRINLDSLRRALEQAYSLARAAPGKQPKPLLLDPAEDFHEHPVKRSVEDVPVDVKLRDVTELDKLVAEKSFVKSRTLVYHERVEERYYASTEERLLGERRELAYLYASAFGEEAGVRGSAHVNKGTIKGYILWEKAPQEKVAEELLGRLQRQLRAKTPRAGSFPVVIAPEALGVFVHEAFGHLAEADLVAAGSALQGKKGQQVASSSVTIVDDPDIDDGFGTIRYDDEGVRTAKAVIVEKGIHRQIMTDRIHAAMLGEDPTGNARAESFRYPPLVRMRNTVMLPGDHSVEELFEDIDFGYYVVSTGGGQTNIDGSFQVGVEEAFEIVKGEIGAPVRNLSIVGNTLETLLRIDAVAKDFGLFYGRCGKGQLVYVSDGGPHVRVRSMTMGGRE, via the coding sequence GTGAGCGAGGTAATGGACCTACTATCCTCGGCAGTCTCCTACGCCTCGAGGCTTGGGGCGGAGTTCGCCGAGATAAGGCTCGAGCGCACCAGGTTCACCAGGATAGAGGCTAGAAACGGCGTCTACACGGTCTCCTCCGGCACCGACTACGGTGCGGCCGTGAGGGTCTACGTTAACGGGTCCATAGGCTTCGCCTTCACCACCAGGATCAACCTGGACTCTCTACGCCGCGCCCTCGAGCAGGCCTACTCCCTAGCCCGAGCCGCCCCCGGGAAGCAGCCCAAGCCCCTCCTCCTCGACCCGGCCGAGGACTTCCACGAGCACCCGGTGAAGAGGAGCGTAGAGGATGTACCCGTAGACGTGAAGCTGAGGGACGTGACTGAGCTGGACAAGCTGGTGGCCGAGAAGAGCTTCGTCAAGTCGAGGACGCTCGTCTACCATGAGAGGGTGGAGGAGCGCTACTATGCTAGCACAGAGGAGAGGCTGCTGGGCGAGCGCAGGGAGCTAGCCTACCTCTACGCCTCCGCCTTCGGCGAGGAGGCGGGGGTCAGGGGCTCCGCCCACGTGAACAAGGGTACTATAAAGGGCTATATTCTCTGGGAGAAGGCGCCGCAGGAGAAGGTTGCAGAGGAGCTCCTTGGCAGGCTGCAGCGGCAGCTGCGTGCTAAGACGCCCCGGGCGGGCAGCTTCCCCGTCGTCATAGCCCCCGAGGCCCTCGGCGTGTTCGTCCACGAGGCCTTCGGACACCTGGCCGAGGCGGACCTGGTGGCGGCGGGCAGCGCGCTCCAGGGCAAGAAGGGCCAGCAGGTGGCGTCCAGCTCGGTAACCATAGTGGACGACCCCGATATCGACGACGGGTTCGGCACCATCCGCTACGACGATGAGGGCGTCCGCACGGCTAAGGCGGTGATAGTGGAGAAGGGCATACACCGCCAGATAATGACGGATAGGATACACGCTGCCATGCTGGGGGAGGACCCGACCGGCAATGCCCGCGCGGAGTCCTTCCGATACCCTCCCCTGGTGAGGATGAGGAACACTGTAATGCTCCCAGGCGACCATAGCGTGGAGGAGCTCTTCGAGGACATAGACTTCGGCTACTATGTAGTCTCCACGGGCGGGGGCCAGACCAATATCGACGGCAGCTTCCAGGTGGGCGTGGAGGAGGCCTTCGAGATAGTCAAGGGGGAGATAGGGGCGCCCGTCCGCAACCTAAGCATAGTCGGGAACACTCTGGAGACCCTCCTAAGAATAGACGCTGTGGCCAAGGACTTCGGCCTCTTCTATGGCCGCTGCGGCAAGGGCCAGCTAGTCTACGTCTCCGACGGCGGCCCCCATGTGAGGGTCCGCAGCATGACCATGGGCGGCCGCGAGTAG
- a CDS encoding TldD/PmbA family protein — MSSRIAPAELAVMAARWAMREGASEAEVYVSSSRGYSVSIRTNAIEAVEAIDDVGVGIRVAVGKRVGFSYTTGMDPAGVREAARRAVKQARASPEDRWWQGFPEPSSRYAEPGGIYSPVLARVSPGTVVEHARGMLEKASGIKGLVLGRGGVSVYVVERVVVNTNGVYRVDVGTTAHVYAGVVMRRDGATTPMIYEFDSSRVAIPDGGRVVERAADTARLCTRVYSGLETGRYTLVLSPKVLAELMEATVLYSLRGDIYVQGRSYYGDKLGSQALSEKVTIVDDGTMKGGDATWRFDGEGVATSRKILVEKGVVKGFVFDSYWGRRAGKASTGNAARSGYTSKPMPGFTNVVVEPGDAAPEELLEGRVLVIHQVQGAHTASSDTGEYSVLANPAIYYENGEPRGWVPGAVLSGNFYREMRDSLEALGKLVEKAYPGVYMPWARVAGSRWR; from the coding sequence GTGTCCAGCCGCATAGCCCCGGCCGAGCTGGCGGTAATGGCGGCCCGCTGGGCTATGAGGGAGGGCGCGTCCGAGGCCGAGGTCTATGTAAGCTCGTCTCGCGGCTATAGCGTGAGCATAAGAACCAACGCTATAGAGGCTGTCGAAGCCATCGACGACGTGGGCGTGGGGATAAGGGTGGCTGTGGGCAAGAGGGTGGGCTTCTCCTACACTACCGGGATGGACCCGGCCGGTGTGAGGGAGGCGGCGAGGAGGGCGGTCAAGCAGGCTAGGGCCTCCCCTGAGGACCGGTGGTGGCAGGGCTTCCCGGAGCCCAGTAGCCGGTACGCCGAGCCCGGTGGCATATACAGCCCAGTTCTGGCCCGCGTCTCGCCCGGCACGGTGGTCGAGCACGCCCGTGGGATGCTGGAGAAGGCCTCCGGAATCAAGGGCCTCGTGCTCGGCCGCGGCGGCGTCAGCGTCTACGTGGTCGAGCGCGTGGTGGTGAACACTAACGGAGTGTACCGGGTTGATGTAGGCACAACGGCTCACGTGTACGCGGGGGTAGTTATGAGGAGGGATGGGGCCACAACACCGATGATATACGAGTTCGACTCCAGCAGGGTGGCAATACCCGATGGTGGCCGGGTGGTGGAGAGGGCCGCTGATACCGCCAGGCTCTGCACCCGCGTGTACAGCGGCCTGGAGACGGGCAGGTACACGCTCGTCCTCTCCCCCAAGGTGCTCGCGGAGCTCATGGAGGCTACTGTCCTCTACTCCCTCCGCGGCGACATCTACGTGCAGGGTAGGAGCTACTACGGCGACAAGCTGGGCTCCCAGGCGCTCTCGGAGAAGGTTACGATAGTCGACGATGGCACCATGAAGGGCGGCGACGCCACCTGGAGGTTTGACGGCGAGGGGGTGGCCACGTCCCGCAAGATCCTGGTCGAGAAGGGCGTGGTCAAGGGCTTCGTGTTCGACAGCTACTGGGGCAGGCGCGCCGGCAAGGCCAGCACCGGTAACGCTGCTAGGAGCGGCTACACGTCCAAGCCCATGCCCGGCTTCACCAACGTGGTAGTTGAGCCGGGCGACGCGGCCCCTGAGGAGCTGCTGGAGGGCCGCGTGCTAGTGATACACCAGGTCCAGGGCGCCCATACCGCGAGCAGCGATACTGGGGAGTACAGCGTCCTAGCCAACCCAGCCATCTACTACGAGAACGGGGAGCCCAGGGGATGGGTGCCCGGAGCGGTGCTCTCCGGCAACTTCTACCGGGAGATGCGGGACAGCCTAGAGGCGCTGGGCAAGCTAGTGGAGAAGGCCTACCCGGGCGTCTACATGCCCTGGGCCAGGGTAGCCGGGTCACGGTGGCGGTGA
- a CDS encoding PLP-dependent aminotransferase family protein, with the protein MVDYSKFYSSYAREARASDIRELLKVVEKGGVISLAGGLPDPRSFPRDEIARIASEVVERYGEKALQYSPTRGVSHFLEAVRKFSERHGVAVSDSDGIIATVGSQQALYLVGQALLDPGDYVVTEEPTYLGMLQAFRVTGARFLTVPIDEEGMRTDKLEEVLRRARSERLRIKLIYTVPTCHNPAGTTLPMDRRRHLLELAEEYDLLVVEDDPYSFIAFEERDVKPLKTLDKSGRVIYMSTVSKILAPGLRLGWAIGPEPVIAKMELVKQSIDLHTPSLSQFIAAEAMNRGVIDKHIPFIKKLYREKRDAMLEALEEYMPEGARWTRPIGGLFVWVWLPESINSRRLLEKAVEKGVVFVPGDAFYPNGGGENTMRLNFSYPSVEEIREGVRRLAEAVREMVGA; encoded by the coding sequence ATGGTGGACTACTCGAAGTTCTACTCCTCCTACGCGAGGGAGGCTAGGGCGTCCGATATACGTGAGCTGCTCAAGGTGGTCGAGAAGGGCGGCGTGATAAGCCTTGCGGGCGGCCTGCCGGACCCCAGGAGCTTCCCCCGCGACGAGATAGCCCGTATAGCCTCCGAGGTTGTGGAGAGGTATGGCGAGAAGGCGCTCCAGTACAGCCCGACCAGGGGTGTCTCCCACTTCCTCGAGGCGGTGAGGAAGTTCTCCGAGCGGCACGGGGTTGCGGTGAGCGACTCCGACGGTATAATAGCCACGGTGGGCAGCCAGCAGGCCCTCTACCTCGTCGGCCAGGCCCTGCTGGATCCCGGCGACTACGTGGTGACGGAGGAGCCTACCTACCTGGGCATGCTCCAGGCCTTCCGGGTCACCGGCGCCAGGTTCCTCACTGTGCCGATAGACGAGGAGGGGATGCGGACTGACAAGCTGGAGGAGGTGCTTAGGAGGGCTAGGAGCGAGAGGCTCAGGATTAAGTTGATCTATACTGTGCCCACCTGCCACAATCCCGCCGGGACCACTCTGCCCATGGATAGGCGCCGCCACCTGCTGGAGCTCGCCGAGGAGTACGACCTCCTCGTGGTGGAGGACGACCCCTACAGCTTCATAGCCTTCGAGGAGAGGGATGTAAAGCCGCTCAAGACGCTGGACAAGAGCGGCAGGGTCATATATATGAGCACTGTCAGCAAGATCCTCGCCCCCGGCCTGAGGCTCGGCTGGGCCATAGGCCCGGAGCCCGTGATAGCCAAGATGGAGCTAGTGAAGCAGAGCATAGACCTCCACACCCCGAGCCTGAGCCAGTTCATAGCGGCGGAGGCTATGAACCGCGGCGTGATAGACAAGCATATACCGTTCATAAAGAAGCTGTACAGGGAGAAGCGGGACGCCATGCTGGAGGCCCTGGAAGAGTACATGCCGGAGGGGGCTAGGTGGACAAGACCCATAGGCGGGCTCTTCGTCTGGGTATGGCTGCCGGAGAGCATCAACAGCCGTAGGCTGCTCGAGAAGGCTGTCGAGAAGGGCGTGGTATTCGTGCCGGGGGACGCGTTCTACCCCAACGGCGGCGGCGAGAACACCATGAGGCTGAACTTCAGCTACCCCAGCGTGGAGGAGATAAGGGAGGGTGTGCGCCGCCTAGCAGAGGCTGTAAGGGAGATGGTGGGAGCCTAG
- the proC gene encoding pyrroline-5-carboxylate reductase yields the protein MAGSHPVHAGCRFRLSDLTVAVLGAGKIGSIMASSFSSCGMHVIATARSRERIERLRMQGFEATSDNAYAVRKASAVFIAVKPYQYPALARQIEGHVAGKPVVSVMAGIPLRLLRKTLPGAEVYRAMPNLNAAVKRSATGLVAPPGAQYKELVKSILSCMGRVYELPEQLIDAWTAVAGSGPAIIAEFIDSMILAALAVGIPRDLAYDAVLESIIGTAEYLRARPVHPAQLRDEVTTPGGTTITALKIIEGKGMKSALIDAVEKATARAARLAREIEAMLEETAGDPQGGGGQP from the coding sequence GTGGCCGGCAGCCACCCGGTGCATGCGGGATGCAGGTTCCGCCTCTCTGACCTGACTGTAGCCGTCCTCGGGGCGGGCAAGATAGGCAGTATAATGGCCTCCTCCTTCTCCAGCTGCGGCATGCACGTCATAGCCACGGCCCGTAGCAGGGAGAGGATAGAGAGGCTCCGCATGCAGGGCTTCGAGGCCACGAGCGACAACGCCTACGCCGTCAGAAAGGCCTCGGCAGTGTTCATAGCAGTGAAGCCCTACCAGTACCCGGCCCTCGCCCGGCAGATAGAGGGCCACGTGGCCGGGAAGCCTGTGGTATCCGTAATGGCTGGCATCCCCCTCCGCCTCCTCAGGAAGACCCTGCCCGGGGCAGAGGTCTACCGCGCCATGCCCAACCTGAACGCGGCGGTGAAGAGGAGCGCCACCGGGTTAGTGGCCCCTCCCGGGGCCCAGTACAAGGAGCTGGTAAAGAGCATACTCTCGTGCATGGGCAGGGTATACGAGCTGCCCGAGCAGCTCATAGACGCCTGGACAGCCGTGGCGGGCTCCGGGCCGGCGATAATAGCGGAGTTCATAGACTCGATGATCCTAGCCGCCCTGGCTGTCGGGATCCCCCGGGACCTGGCCTACGACGCGGTGCTGGAGTCCATCATAGGCACGGCCGAGTACCTCCGCGCGAGGCCCGTTCACCCTGCCCAGCTGCGTGACGAGGTAACGACGCCCGGGGGCACCACTATAACGGCTCTAAAGATTATAGAGGGCAAGGGAATGAAGTCGGCGCTGATAGATGCTGTCGAGAAAGCCACGGCTAGGGCGGCGAGGCTGGCCAGGGAGATAGAGGCCATGCTCGAGGAGACTGCGGGGGACCCGCAGGGTGGAGGGGGTCAGCCTTGA
- a CDS encoding rhomboid family intramembrane serine protease, with protein sequence MASTEYWIVKLGFEPVYMLLNPYSVYKIFTAMFTHANLLHIFFNMYFLYLFGRAVERALGHARYLALYLLSGVMAALFHTVFMFIQDPNGLAVPSVGASGAISGVLGAYMILFPGTRLAACFFLFIFPVCFELLAAYYLVFWFALQVLEGYFSSTSTVAFFAHAGGFIAGMALLPLLADRARLEAMRLYAGARRLFGIIVFLPQFYRHRGLNAPTKAVLLTLIGMLLAGSAAALAFTGSTHIEFASYSIAWRPGGGTVHQDIAFLGVAKARELATPLLEATQTLPARVLVKALEYNGLLYNPRLAGSHLVLGSKQLRSVKVEVPVSPFQTVSVLVKPFYFEGRYNQAGFLENSYTQATVIAMGELASVEARLTLTTLKSPKPLIESMALLAVLTSLASMYVVAYRDEDYVITPE encoded by the coding sequence ATGGCAAGCACTGAGTACTGGATAGTCAAGCTGGGCTTCGAGCCGGTCTACATGCTTCTAAACCCATACAGTGTCTACAAGATATTCACCGCCATGTTCACCCATGCTAACCTGCTGCACATATTCTTCAACATGTACTTCCTCTACCTCTTCGGGAGGGCTGTCGAGAGGGCCCTGGGCCACGCCCGCTACCTGGCCCTCTACCTCCTCAGCGGGGTTATGGCCGCGCTCTTCCACACCGTGTTCATGTTCATACAGGACCCGAACGGGCTGGCTGTACCCAGCGTCGGGGCCAGCGGCGCTATAAGCGGCGTGCTGGGAGCCTACATGATACTGTTCCCGGGCACTAGGCTCGCAGCCTGCTTCTTCCTCTTCATCTTCCCGGTGTGCTTCGAGCTGCTGGCAGCCTACTACCTCGTCTTCTGGTTCGCGCTGCAGGTGCTGGAGGGCTACTTCTCCTCTACGTCAACCGTGGCCTTCTTCGCCCATGCTGGTGGCTTCATAGCCGGGATGGCCCTGCTGCCGCTCCTCGCAGACCGGGCCAGGCTAGAGGCGATGAGGCTCTACGCGGGGGCGAGGAGGCTCTTCGGCATAATAGTGTTCCTGCCCCAGTTCTACCGCCACCGGGGCCTCAACGCGCCAACGAAGGCTGTGCTCCTAACGCTCATCGGCATGCTGCTTGCCGGCTCTGCGGCCGCCCTAGCGTTCACGGGTAGCACCCATATAGAGTTCGCCAGCTACTCGATAGCATGGAGGCCCGGCGGCGGCACGGTGCACCAGGATATAGCCTTCCTGGGGGTTGCCAAGGCGCGGGAGCTGGCCACGCCGCTTCTGGAGGCCACCCAGACGCTCCCAGCCCGTGTCCTCGTAAAGGCTCTCGAGTATAATGGGCTCCTCTACAACCCGAGGCTGGCTGGCAGCCACCTGGTGCTCGGCAGCAAGCAGCTGAGGAGCGTGAAGGTAGAGGTGCCGGTCTCGCCATTCCAGACTGTTAGCGTCCTGGTGAAACCCTTCTACTTTGAGGGCAGGTATAACCAGGCCGGCTTCCTTGAGAACAGCTACACCCAGGCCACAGTGATAGCGATGGGTGAGCTTGCCAGCGTGGAGGCCAGACTGACGCTAACCACCCTGAAGAGCCCGAAGCCCTTGATCGAGTCTATGGCGCTGCTAGCCGTTCTGACGAGCCTGGCTAGCATGTACGTGGTGGCCTACAGGGACGAGGACTACGTTATAACGCCCGAGTAG
- a CDS encoding IMP dehydrogenase, with amino-acid sequence MAQSRVVDEALSFDDVVVLPGLSPVEPWQVDLSSKASRRVQVRIPLLSAPMDTVSEWRLAAALALLGGVGVIHRNMPVEEQRRHVEMVKKHPLVELSSAAAGEADECCRVREYMRSLGLRQLPLVDSSGAVKGYAEFSDLESCGCGTPVGKLARPGPVFEVGEEARALEEVKRGRRDAAAVTLGGRFLGTITVQEALAVYSPALDEEGRLRAAAAVSPFDARRIEALDGLADILVADVAHFHNVNVLEAARRIVKSLESDFVAGNLGTREGVIDTITRLERVDGLRMGIAGGSICTTSGVAGVAAPTLFAVMQARGALREMGLGLEEVPIIADGGIRGPGDAVKALAAGASAVMTGYMLAGTDEAAAPLLRIGGSLYKPYRGMASRGALERRFAADRYSRAAKRVEEGIEGLVEYRGPLRRVVLEFVEGVRAGLGYAGASSIKELWAKARFARLTSRIGAYTGVVKTSV; translated from the coding sequence TTGGCGCAGAGCCGTGTGGTGGACGAGGCCCTCAGCTTCGACGACGTCGTCGTCCTGCCCGGGCTTAGCCCCGTAGAGCCCTGGCAGGTGGACCTCTCGAGCAAGGCGTCGCGCAGGGTCCAGGTGAGGATACCCCTCCTCTCGGCACCCATGGATACTGTGAGCGAGTGGAGGCTCGCCGCAGCCCTCGCCCTGCTCGGCGGCGTGGGCGTTATACACAGGAACATGCCGGTGGAGGAGCAGCGCCGCCACGTCGAGATGGTGAAGAAGCACCCTCTCGTGGAGCTCTCGAGCGCGGCCGCTGGCGAGGCCGATGAGTGCTGCAGGGTGAGAGAGTACATGAGGAGCCTTGGCCTCCGCCAGCTCCCCCTCGTCGACTCGTCGGGCGCGGTGAAGGGCTACGCCGAGTTCTCGGATCTAGAGTCATGCGGCTGCGGCACGCCGGTGGGGAAGCTGGCCCGGCCCGGCCCCGTCTTCGAGGTGGGCGAGGAGGCGAGGGCACTGGAGGAGGTTAAGCGCGGCAGGAGGGACGCTGCGGCGGTCACCCTTGGAGGCAGGTTTCTCGGCACTATAACGGTGCAGGAGGCGCTGGCGGTCTACAGCCCCGCCCTGGACGAGGAGGGCAGGCTCCGTGCGGCGGCAGCGGTCTCCCCCTTCGACGCGAGGAGGATAGAGGCGCTCGACGGGCTCGCCGACATACTGGTGGCTGATGTGGCGCACTTCCACAATGTTAACGTGCTTGAGGCTGCGAGGAGGATAGTAAAGAGCCTGGAATCGGACTTTGTGGCCGGCAACCTGGGCACCAGGGAGGGGGTCATAGACACTATAACGAGGCTGGAGAGGGTTGACGGGCTCCGGATGGGCATAGCCGGGGGCTCTATCTGCACCACGAGCGGGGTGGCGGGGGTAGCGGCCCCCACGCTCTTTGCGGTGATGCAGGCCCGCGGCGCCCTCCGCGAGATGGGGCTAGGGCTCGAGGAGGTCCCGATAATAGCTGACGGCGGTATTCGCGGCCCCGGCGACGCGGTGAAGGCGCTCGCCGCCGGGGCCTCGGCCGTCATGACGGGGTACATGCTCGCCGGCACCGATGAGGCGGCGGCGCCCCTGCTGAGGATAGGTGGGAGCCTCTACAAGCCCTACCGGGGCATGGCTAGCCGCGGGGCGCTGGAGAGGAGGTTCGCGGCCGACCGCTACTCGAGGGCTGCTAAGCGTGTAGAGGAGGGCATCGAGGGGCTTGTAGAGTACCGCGGCCCCCTGCGCCGCGTGGTGCTGGAGTTCGTGGAGGGTGTCAGGGCGGGGCTGGGCTACGCCGGTGCCTCGTCTATAAAGGAGCTGTGGGCTAAGGCCCGCTTCGCGAGGCTGACAAGCAGGATAGGCGCATACACGGGGGTCGTTAAGACAAGCGTCTAG